In Brachypodium distachyon strain Bd21 chromosome 2, Brachypodium_distachyon_v3.0, whole genome shotgun sequence, one genomic interval encodes:
- the LOC104582593 gene encoding vasodilator-stimulated phosphoprotein-like — MVIHYMYTSDGRALLGTTLWPEPARGREQTLHPPRLARSRSPGPVPVPTRPARGPPTPPLRPPPTPSQRRRSPQQPAGDSPAAEAGTEGDKPPPTSTATPQGPDAPTTGADDTVIHLTSDAEDGALRDEPEVAPTPSPAARDTMVVAPTVATGVGLDGASPAPPAGGADRSAGGDSCRGRGPPPDPQPTGARVEEDVAGEQQAAPLQGDDAPPGQTMAAGVSSSSVATSSPNLGILAGATCDPITWNPSIYDQGHQFLDAIKEQQLAFVTSFNKVREHHELVKGQLGEVRRDVERERQELSRLREETHLARLARDEAATPVIPEAELQRQLEAQRTEHQQLLDSLAAAREKANKEHEEVLATAQARLNEKSEQVSSYSSQIQVLRTKLESKPWPRRTQQRRRRCERRSSIPPRKRAPISSPNCPSPGVSSSRWARTM; from the exons GGACAACGCTCTGGccggagccggcaagagggagAGAACAGACACTGCACCCGCCGCGTCTAGCAAGAAGCCGCTCACCCGGGCCAGTGCCAGTGCCAACCAGGCCCGCACGCGGGCCACCGACGCCGCCACTACGCCCGCCACCGACCCCgtcccagaggaggaggagcccgcagcAG CCTGCGGGGGACAGTccggcagcagaagccgggacGGAGGGGGACAAGCCTCCCCCCACAAGCACAGCGACCCCGCAAG GTCCCGATGCGCCCACCACAGGGGCGGACGACACCGTGATCCACCTCACCTCTGACGCCGAGGACGGAGCGCTGAGGGACGAGCCGGAGGTGGCCCCTACGccaagccccgccgcccgAGATACGATGGTGGTGGCACCTACCGTTGCTACCGGAGTGGGGCTCGACGGTGCGTCCCCGGCCCCGCCGGCCGGAGGCGCGGACCGCTCAGCAGGAGGCGACTCTTGCCGAGGGCGTGGACCCCCACCAGACCCGCAACCCACTGGCGCGAGGGTAGAGGAAGACGTGGccggggagcagcaggcggctcccCTGCAAGGGGACGATGCTCCTCCCGGCCAAACCATGGCGGCGGGGGTCTCGTCATCGTCCGTCGCTACCTCCAGCCCAAacctcggcatccttgccggggcgacttGTGACCCAATCACCTGGAACCCAAGTATCTACGatcaggggcaccagttccttgacgccatcaaggagcagcaactggcgttcgtcacctcgttcaacaaggtgagggagcaccacgagctcgTGAAGGGCCAGCTGGGCGAAGTGCGGCGGGAtgtcgagagggagcggcaggagctctcccggctaagGGAGGAGACCCACCTGGCTCGGCTGGCCCGGGACGAGGCCGCAACGCCGGTCATCCCCGAGGCAGAGCTCCaacggcaactggaggcccaacgcACCGAGCACCAGCAACTACTAGACTCATTggccgcggcgcgggagaaggccaacaaggagcacgaggaggtgctcgcaacagctcaagctcgcctcaacgagaagagcgagcagGTCAGCAGCTACTCCTCCCAGATCCAGGTGCTGCGCACGAAGCTGGAGAGCAAGCCATGGCCGCGGAGGACGCagcagcggcgtcggcgctgcgagagaaggagctcaattcCGCCAAGGAAAAGAGCGCCCATCTCGAGTCCGAATTGTCCGTCGCCCGGGGTgagctcgtcaagatgggcgaggacaatgtga
- the LOC112270939 gene encoding protein SPEAR1-like codes for MSASNSGDSMEWGRVRSSPGSRRGKKATGAAADKPRQPQRGLGVAQLEKIRLQSEMAEYLHHPPPGGINLEDARSSNSVSSSCPSNSFHANINVSSPYPIHPKILMAYNGGRSGDRRYGESPSTPFIRSPPNYHGAAIYGAPYQPSSSAITLPLFEPEDSVCFRGHYDLNQSVPVDSPSPSMNSDDQQDVDLELKL; via the exons ATGAGTGCAAGCAACTCAGGGGACAGCATGGAGTGGGGCAGGGTGAGGTCGTCGCCGGGGTCCAGGAGGGGCAAGAaggccaccggcgccgccgccgacaagcCGAGGCAGCCGCAGAGGGGCCTCGGCGTCGCCCAGCTGGAGAAGATCAGGCTGCAGAGTGAAATGGCCGAGTACCTGCACCACCCGCCTCCTGGTGGCATCAACCTG GAAGATGCACGGTCGTCTAACTCGGTTTCGTCTTCGTGTCCATCCAACTCCTTTCATGCTAACATCAACGTTTCTTCGCCCTACCCGATCCATCCAAAAATTTTG ATGGCATATAATGGAGGCAGATCAGGAGACAGGAGATACGGAGAATCCCCATCAACACCCTTCATCAG ATCGCCGCCTAATTACCATGGAGCGGCTATCTATGGAGCACCATACCAACCgagcagcagcgccatcaCCTTGCCTCTATTCGAACCGGAG GATTCTGTTTGCTTCAGGGGACATTATGATCTAAACCAGTCGGTGCCGGTAGACTCACCATCCCCGAGTATGAACTCAGATGATCAACAAGATGTGGACCTTGAGCTCAAGCTATGA